The genomic DNA CGGGACGCATTCTGCAGTGCAGGATGTGCAGCGCGAATATGGCGTGCCCGTGATCTCCATCGCCAGCCTGAAGGACTTGCTGGCTTACCTGGACGCATCGCAGGATCCCGCGCTGGGCGCCTCGCGCGAGGCGGTGGCTGCCTATCGGCAGCGCTACGGCGTATAGTCTGGAACCTGTTGCCTGCTGCTTGCAACGCTTTGTCGCAATGCAGCAGATAACGGGGAACCGCGCAGGAAAATCGCCGGTCTGACTGATTTCGCTGGCTGGCCCCTTCTGGATACCCGGGGCCGCCAGGGATTCGCCTTGCCGCCCGGCAAGGCGGCGCAGCATCTCTTTTGGGAGGTTAGCTGGCGATGGACATCAAGACGATCCGCGAGCAGGCATTCGCCATGCCGCTCACCAGTCCGGCCTATCCGATGGGGCCATACCGCTTCATTCATCGCGAATTCTTCATCATCTCCTACCGCACCGATCCCGAGCTGTTGCGCGCGGTGGTGCCGGAACCCCTGGAGATCGCCGACGCGGTGGTCAACTACGAATTCATCCGCATGCCAGACTCCACCGGGTTTGGCGACTACACCGAATCGGGCCAGGTGATTCCCGTCACCTACCAGGGCAAGCCCGGCAACTACACCCATGCCATGTACCTCGACGACCATCCGCCACTGGCGGGCGGGCGCGAGCTATGGGGCTTCCCGAAGAAGCTGGCCAGCCCCACGCTCGCGGTCCACACCGATACGCTGGTCGGCACGCTCGACTACGGCCCGGTGCGTGTCGCCACCGGCACCATGGGCTACAAGCACCGCGAGCTCGACATGGACGTGCTGGGCCTGGCGCTCGCGAGCACGCCCAACTACCTGCTCAAGGTCATTCCGCACGTGGACGGCTCCGCGCGCATCTGCGAGCTGGTCTGCTACTTCCTGAAAGACGTGCAGATGAAGGGCGCGTGGACCGGGCCCGCAGCGCTGTCGCTGTCCCCCCATGCGCTCGCGCCGGTGGCTGCCCTTCCGGTGCTGGAGGTCCTCGGTGCCAAGCACTACGTTGCCGACCTCACCCTAGGTCTGGGCGAGGTGGTGTTCGATTACCTGGCCTGAACGGCCACGCATCCATCGGTTTCCATTGGTTTCCAACGGCCCCGGCCCATCCGGCCCGGCCAACCATCCAGACAGGAGAAACGTCCATGAAGCTCCAAGGAAAATCCGCCATCGTGACCGGCGCCGCCAGCGGCATCGGCAAGGCCATTGCTGACCTGCTGGCCAAGGAGGGCGCGGCGGTCGCCATCGCCGACCTGAATCTCGAGGCTGCGCAGAAGGCCGCCGCCGATATCGAAGCCGCCGGCGGGCGCGCCATCGCCGTGGCGATGGATGTGACCAACGAGGACGCGGTCAACAGCGCCACCGAGGCGGTGGCCAAGGCGTTTGGCGGCATCGATATCCTGATCTCCAACGCCGGCATCCAGATCGTCAACCCGATCCAGAACTACGCCTTCTCCGACTGGAAGAAGATGCAGGCGATCCACGTCGATGGCGCCTTCCTCACCACCAAGGCCGCGCTCCAGCATATGTACAAGGACAAGCGCGGCGGCACCGTGATCT from Cupriavidus sp. D39 includes the following:
- a CDS encoding 3-hydroxybutyrate dehydrogenase, translated to MKLQGKSAIVTGAASGIGKAIADLLAKEGAAVAIADLNLEAAQKAAADIEAAGGRAIAVAMDVTNEDAVNSATEAVAKAFGGIDILISNAGIQIVNPIQNYAFSDWKKMQAIHVDGAFLTTKAALQHMYKDKRGGTVIYMGSVHSHEASPLKSAYVAAKHALLGLARVLAKEGAEYNVRSHVICPGFVRTPLVDKQIPEQAKELGISEEEVIRRVMLGGTVDGVFTTVDDVAQTALFLCAFPSAALTGQSFVVSHGWYMQ
- a CDS encoding acetoacetate decarboxylase, with translation MDIKTIREQAFAMPLTSPAYPMGPYRFIHREFFIISYRTDPELLRAVVPEPLEIADAVVNYEFIRMPDSTGFGDYTESGQVIPVTYQGKPGNYTHAMYLDDHPPLAGGRELWGFPKKLASPTLAVHTDTLVGTLDYGPVRVATGTMGYKHRELDMDVLGLALASTPNYLLKVIPHVDGSARICELVCYFLKDVQMKGAWTGPAALSLSPHALAPVAALPVLEVLGAKHYVADLTLGLGEVVFDYLA